The Euphorbia lathyris chromosome 3, ddEupLath1.1, whole genome shotgun sequence genome contains a region encoding:
- the LOC136222806 gene encoding LOW QUALITY PROTEIN: putative cytochrome c biosynthesis ccmC-like mitochondrial protein (The sequence of the model RefSeq protein was modified relative to this genomic sequence to represent the inferred CDS: inserted 1 base in 1 codon; deleted 1 base in 1 codon), whose protein sequence is MSVSLLQPSFLMSKTRSYTQIIIGSRLFLTAMAIHLSLRVAPLDFQQGGNSRIPYVHVPAARMSILVYIATDINTFXFLLTKHPLFLRSSGTGTEMGAFFTLFTLVTGGFRGRPMWGTFWVWDARLTSVFISFLIYLGALHFQKLPVELASISIRAGPIDIPIIKSSVNWWNTSHQPGSISRSGTSIHVPMPIPILSNFSNSPFSTHILFVLETRLPIPSFLESPLTDEIEAREGIPKPSSLASLFASTAEWLKRPTHNWRIRRFNSYRMHLLRKHPVLRSSLFPFPS, encoded by the exons ATGTCTGTTTCGTTATTACAACCTTCTTTTTTGATGTCAAAGACCAGAAGCTATACGCAAATTATCATTGGATCTCGGTTGTTCTTAACAGCGATGGCTATTCATTTAAGTCTTCGGGTAGCACCACTAGATTTTCAACAAGGTGGAAATTCTCGTATTCCGTATGTACATGTTCCTGCGGCTCGGATGAGTATTCTTGTTTATATAGCTACGGATATAAACACTT TTTTCCTATTAACAAAACATCCCCTTTTTCTTCGCTCTTCCGGAACCGGTACAGAAATGGGTGCTTTTTTTACGTTGTTTACCTTAGTTACTGGGGGGTTTCGGGGAAGACCTATGTGGGGAACCTTTTGGGTGTGGGATGCTCGTTTAACCTCTGTATTCATCTCGTTCCTTATTTACCTGGGTGCACTGCATTTTCAAAAGCTTCCTGTCGAACTGGCTTCTATTTCAATCCGTGCTGGACCGATCGATATACCAATAATCAAGTCTTCAGTCAACTGGTGGAATACATCGCATCAACCTGGGAGTATTAGCCGATCTGGTACATCAATACATGTTCCTATGCCCATTCCAATCTTGTCTAACTTTTCTAACTCCCCCTTCTCAACCCATATCTTGTTTGTTCTGGAAACACGTCTTCCTATTCCATCTTTTCTCGAATCTCCTTTAACGGATGAAATAGAAGCTCGAGAGGGAATACCAAAACCTAGTTCACTCGCT AGTCTCTTTGCGTCCACGGCTGAATGGTTAAAGCGCCCAACTCATAATTGGCGAATTCGTAGGTTCAATTCCTACAGGATGCACCTGTTGAGAAAGCATCCTGTCCTAAGGAGTTCTCTGTTCCCATTTCCCTCATAA